Part of the Sporomusa termitida genome, CAGGTCCAAATCGTTAAAGACGCCGAATTCCATTATTTTGGCGAGATTAGTGATGATGACATTATAACCCCTCCGAGCGAATAAGTGAATCAGGGGCAATTAGCGGGATCGGGGCGCGGCCTCTATCCCCTTCTTCCCCTGGCTGCTTTTTGCTAAACGCAGACAAAGGAGTATGAATTTATGATCATGCAGCAAGTATTAAACGGCCTGGTCATCGGGGGTGTATATGCACTAACCGCTATGGGCGCGGCTATGGTGTACGGCATCCTGAGAATCCTGGACCTGGCCAGCGCCGGTGCCTATGCGATCGGGGCCTACGCGGGCTTATTTCTCTATCTGGCAACCGATAATATTGTTCTGTCCTTTACGGGTGCCATTTTACTTACCGGTTTTTTTGGCACAGCCGTTCAGAAACTGCTCTATATTCCCATGCTGAACCGTCCGCCGATTGTGCCGCTTATTGCCAGTATCGGCCTTTTCATTTTTATTCAGGATCTGCTGCGCCTGATTGCCGGTCCCCGCATCAGGGTATTTAATGTTCAACTGCCATTTTCAGCCTGGAGAACAGAAAACCTGACGGTAAATCCAACGTGGATATTGATTATTCTGCTGGCGGCTGCCTTTTTGGCTTTGTTATGGTATATCCTCACCCGGACGCGGATTGGCCTGGCCTGGCGGGCGACAGCCCAGGATCTGGAGATAGCCAAAGCCATGGGTGTTAATATTAATAAAGTTGTGGCCCTGAATTTTTTCCTGGGTTATTCTTTTGCCGCTGCTGCCGGCATTATGGTCGGTATGTTGTATAGCTCAGTCTTTCCCACCATGGGTGATGTTCCGGCCTATAAAATGCTGGCCTTAATTGTGCTGGGCGGCCTGGGCAGTCCGGTAGGCACGGTAATTGCCGCCTTGTTGATTGGTTTGATCGAGACATTGGTTGCCGGTTATATCGGTTTTTTCCTGCCCCGGGATGCCATCGCTTTCGTCGCGTTAATTATTATCCTGTTAATTAAGCCGGAAGGGCTGATCAGCAAAAAAGCCTAATACGTAAGAAAAGGGTGTTGGCATGTACGAATTAGTTGTAGGCATTAATATTGGTATTTTTATTCTGCTAGCCCTCAGTCTGAATGTGATTACAGGTTATGCCGGACAACCGTCGATGGGGCATGCCGCTTTCTTTGGCATCGGGGCCTATACCGCGGCTGTCATGACGGCAAAACTGGGTCTCAGCTTCTGGCTGTCGCTGCCGGTGGCCGGTATTGCCGCCGGGGTTGTCGGCGTGCTGCTGGGCTTGGTAAGTCTGCGGGTACGGGATGATTTCCTGGCAGTGACTACAATTGGGGTTAACTTTGTGGCTGTGGCCATCTTTCATTATACGCCGTATCTTGGCTCGTCCTATGGACTGGAGGTCAACAAGCCGGTATTGTTCGGCACTGAGCTTGGCAATCCGGAATTTTTCGCATTAATTGTTGTGCTGATCATTCTTGTCTGCCTGTTATGTGTTAAAATTCAAAATTCCTGGCTGGGCCTGGCGTTAAGCGGCATCCGGAATAACGAGGAGGCGGCCGCTTCGCTGGGAATCGATGTCAGCCGGTTTAAGATTATCGCTTTTACCATCGGCACGGCGATCGCCGGTTCAACCGGCGCTGTATATGCCCATTACATGGGGTTCATTTATTCCAGTGATTTTGCTTTTATTACCTCGATATCCATTCTGTCGATGATCGTAATTGGCGGGATGGGGACCATTAGAGGGGCAATTACGGGGGCCATTATTCTAGGCCTTATGCCGGAGATTTTCCGTTTTATCTCAGATTACCGGATGCTGCTGTACGGCGGGCTGCTGGTCTTTATGATGAGATTCCAGCCTGAGGGTCTGCTGGGTGAGAACAGCTTTGTCTGGCGAAAACTCTCGCCCTGCCTGAATAAAGCCGCAGCCATGATGGGACTAAGCAGCCAGAGGAGGATCAGCGGTGATGGCAAACACTAAAGAGAAAATGCTGCAGGTGTTAAACCTGAAAAAATTCTTCGGTGGTCTAAAAGCTGTTAATGATGTCAGTTTTGATGTATATAAAGGAGAAACCTTAGCGTTAATTGGCCCTAACGGGGCCGGTAAATCGACGCTCTTTAATACGGTGTGTGGTGTTTACGCCCCCACTGCCGGGCAAATACTGCTGTCAGGACAGGAGATTCAGGGGTTGAAACCGCACGAGATTGCCCGGCGGCGGGTGGCCCGGACCTTTCAAATCTCTCACCCGTGTCAGGACATGACTGTGCTGGATAATATCATCATGGCTATGGGGCTCAGTCAATATAGCTCGCTGACAGGCATCTTCGGCAACAGCCGGACCAAAGGGAATATTGAGAAAGCGGAACAGCTGCTGGACAAAGTGGGGATCCTGGCGCAGCGGGACCGGCGGGCCGGGGATTTAAGCCTTGGTTATATGCGCAGGCTGGAGATTGCCAGAGCTTTAGCGCTTGAGCCGCTGCTGATTCTGCTGGATGAACCCTGCGCCGGCTTAAGCAATAATGCGGAAGCAGAGTTCATTGAGATAATTAATCAGCTCAAAGCGCAGGGAACGACGATTATGCTGGTTGAACATAATATGTCCATTGCGATGACAGTAAGCGACCGGGTCGTCGTCATCAGTTACGGGGAAAAAATTGCCGAAGGGGTGCCCCAGGAAATTCAGAGCAATCCCTATGTAATTGAAGCTTATCTGGGAAAGGACGATGACTGTGCTTAAACTAGAGAATATCAATACTTTTTATGGTCATTCCCAGGCCCTGGAAAATATAGCTATCGATGTACAGGCCGGCGAGTTTGTCACGATATTAGGGGCGAATGGTGCCGGGAAAAGCACCATCATGAAGACGATTATGGGGTTGGTAAAGGCTAAAACCGGCACCATTTATTTTAACGGCCGGGATATTTCCCAATTGCCGCCGTGGGATCGGGCCGGCATCGGCATTGGCTATGTACCCGAGGGGCGCAGGGTATTCCCTGATCTGTCGGTGGAAGAGAACCTCCGGATGGGGGCCTACAGTGTCCGCGACGATAAAGTGATTGCGGCCAATATTGAAAAATCATATGTCCTTTTTCCCCGGCTTAAGGAACGGAAAAGCCAGCTGGCTAAGACCATGAGCGGCGGTGAGCAGCAAATGCTGGCGATTGCCAGGGCGCTGATGTTAAGCCCTAAACTACTTCTGATTGATGAAATCTCAATGGGGTTAATGCCTATTCTGGTTAATCACTCGCTGAGTATTGTAAAAAAACTCAACGACGCCGGACTTACCATTCTTATGGTAGAACAAAATGCCAACAAGGCGCTGAAAGTAGCGGACCGGGGTTATATTTTGAAGACAGGAAAAATTATTATGCAGGATACCAGCGAGCGTCTGCGCAATAATGCCGAAGTGATCAAGGCCTATCTCGGGGAATGACTGAGTATAAGCAGAAAGAGCATGGCCTGTACACTGGCAGGCTGTTATTAAAGCCAAATGAGGCAACCTCTCATTTGGCTTTGCTTATGAGCGCCAATAAAAAAAGACTTGCTATTAAAACAAGTCTTTTTACTCCGTTAATCTGATAACCGGTGGGCCGCATGCCAGGTGGGACCAACGTACTGGTTAAGCCGAAAGGAATGCTTGAGGGCGGTGGTTATAAACTCCTTGGCTTGCCGGACAGCTTCGGGAACGGCAAAGCCTTTGGCAAGGCCGGCGGTAATTGCCGCCGCATAGGTGCAGCCGGCGCCGTGGGTAAATTTTGTAGCCACTTTGGGGTTTTCCAGGATGATAAACTCTGTACCATCATAAAGTACGTCAACTGCATTGGCGGTGTTGAGTTTAGAGCCGCCTTTTATCAACACATTTTTCGGGCCCAGGGTATAAATTTTAGCGGCGGCTGCTTTCATATCAGCCACTCTGGCAATCGAGCGAATGCCGCTTAATTGTTCAGCTTCAAAAATGTTGGGCGTAATAACGGTCGCCCGGGGCGCCAGTTGTTCTTTCATGCTGACTGTTGATTCAGGATGTAAAACCTCATCTGTCCCTTTACAGACCATGACCGGATCAATCACTATATTTTTAACCTGGTATTGGTCGATTTTTTGGGCAACAAGCTCAATGACCTCGCTGGAGGCCAGCATTCCCGTTTTCAGGGCATCGACCCCAATACCGGCCAGCACTGTTTCCAACTGGGCTTCTAGGGCTGCCAGCGGCAGGGGATACACATCATGGGACCAATTGTTGTGCGGGTTTTGCGCGACAACGACTGTGAGTGCGGTCATGCCATAAATCCCAAGCTCCTGAAAAGTTTTTAGATCGGCCTGCAGACCGGCGCCGCCGCTTGTATCGGAACCAGCCACTGTAAGTGCTTTAACTACTGTCATGATAAGTCCTCCTTGTACTTGTACTTCAAACTATTCTAGCGGTTTAAGAAAGATGAAGTAGTGGGGCTTTAAAAAATTATAGTTGTAGTATAGAATATAATTGGTTATATTGAAATATACAGAATGAAGATATTTAATAGGTACAGTTTTAGGAGGACAGTATGTTAGAGCTGCTTATGCTTAACCCGAACAGCAAAGAACCCTTATATATACAGCTTTACCAGCATTATAAGAATGCAATTGAGCAAAACCGGATTGTCAAAGGGGAAAAGCTGCCATCCATCAGGGGCTTGGCTAAAAGCCTGGCGGTGAGCAAGATCACGGTTGAGAAAGCATACCAGCAGCTGCTGAGTGAGGGTTATATCAGCAATTATGACCGTTCACGGTACACTGTCAATAAATTCGAGGATATACGGTGCGAGACGGGGGCAGCAACTGCTGCCGCCGCCCCCGCTTATCAGCCGCTGCCGGCAGAAGAGGCCACGATACTTTATGACTTCGCCAGTGGCGAAATGGATATTAACGGGTTTGATTTCTCGTTATGGAAACGATACATCAGTAAAGTCTTTTTGAATAAAGAGCGGCTGGTTGGCTATGGCCATATTCGCGGCGAACCGGAGCTGCGTACTCAGATCGCTAAATATATCCAGAAGTCACGCGGCGTTTATACCCAGCCGGACCAGATCATTGTTGGCGCCGGGGTCCAAAACCTCCTGAATATTCTTTGCAGCCTGTTGAAACTGGAGCACCAAAGTATTGCTTTTGAAGAACCGGGCTTTAAGAACGGGAGACGCATATTTACCGACCATGCTTTTGCCATAATACCGGTAAAAATGAGGCAGGACGGCATTGCTATTGAGGAGCTGGTTAAAAGCGGCACCAAACTGGTGTACCTAAGTCCCTCCCATCAGTTCCCGACCGGGTATATAATGCCTGTTGGCAAAAGAACAAGGCTGCTAAAGTGGGCCCAGTCGGTTGACGGCACGATTATTGAGGATGACTATGACAGTGAATTCCGCTATTTCGGACGACCGATTCCCGCCTTAAAAGGCTTGGACAATGCCGGACGGGTGGTATATCTGGGCTCATTTTCCAAAGTTATACCGCCGTCAATACGGATCAGCTATCTGGTGCTGCCGGAACACTTGCTAGCTTTATATCACCAGAACTCTTCCTTATATAATCAGGCCGCTTCCACAATCGAGCAGCTGGCTTTGGCTAAATTTATGGAGGATGGTCATTTAGAGCGGCAGATTCGCCGGTTGCGCAAACTGTATGCGGAAAAGAATGTGCTTTTGTTTGACGCCATTAGAAATATTCTGGGCGAGCATGTTGAGGTGACTGATACTGAGTCAGGGCTGCATACCATCCTCAGTGTCAAAGCAGAGCTAACGGCTAAAGACCTGGTGGAAAAAGCATTGGCTCAGGGCTGCCGTGTGGCGCCTGTGCAGGATTACTATTTAGAATCATCGCAGGAAAAACTCCCGCAAATCATACTCTATTTTTCAAAAATACCTGCCAACCAGATCGCTACGGCTATCAGGCGCCTGCATCAGGCCTGGTTTGCCTAATTTTAAGGTGCGAAAAATAGCCTGGCAGTGCTGCTAAACGGTCTTGGTGATGCTATAATAAAAAAATACGCACAGATAGGACTTAGATTGGAATGGGCGGGGGCTGCGCGTGAATATTGGATGAGTGGGTATTTATGTTGAACTGGTTGCAGAGTTTTACGCTTTCAGAACGGCTGAAAGGTGTGTTTTTGCTGGCCGTAACCGCTGTCCTGTTGAGTACCAGCGGCCTCGGCATCAAATGGATTGACTGGAATCCGCTGGCAATTGCCGGGGCGAGGAGCGGGGTTGCCGCCCTCGTTATTTGGGCCGCTTTCCGGCATTCGCCGATCAGCTGGAACAAGGCTGCGGTTATTGGCGGGGTTGCTTACGCGGCCATGATGCTAACTTTTGTTACGGCCGTCAAGCTGACCACTGCGGCCAATGTCATTTTGCTGCAATATACCTGTCCGGTCTATGTCGCCATCCTGGGCGCTGTTTTTCTGAATGAGAAGCCCGGCTGGCAGGATCTGGTGACAATTGGGGCTGTTGTCGGCGGGATGGTGCTGTTTTTTCAGGAGCAAATGTCGGCAGACGGACTTGCCGGCAACCTGCTGGCCATCCTCAGCGGGGTGTCGATGGCCGTCATGACTGTAGCCATGCGCCTGCAAAAGGAAGGGTCGCCGTTCGGGTCCGTGCTGCTGGGGAATGGACTGACCTTTTTCTGCGGCCTGCCGTTTATATTTTCAGGCTCACCCGGCGCCGGCGGCTGGGCTGCTATTGTGGCCCTCGGCTGTGTCCAGATTGGGTTGGCCTATGTCCTGTATTCCCTTGCCATCAAATATGTAACCGCCCTTGAGGCTTCCATCATCACCATGATTGAACCGATCCTCAACCCCCTGTGGGTATTCCTGCTGCTGGGGGAGGGGCCCGGCTTTTGGTCGCTGGTCGGCGGCGGCATTATCCTGCTGGCTATTGCGGGCCGTTATATCATCCCGGCAATTAAGCCCCAGGCCGCTGCCGGTGGTTAAGCCGGCGGGTAGCAGGGAGAGTTAATTATTGGCTTGGCACTTTTGGGGAAATCCGGCCTGATTAAAGACTAAAATGTATAATGACTGCTGCTGAAAAAGACACTTGACTTGTACTTGCGAACACATTATAATGATAACAAGTTTATATCATACACGATGAGCAGGAAGCCTAATGCAAGGTGGCCAGAGAGACGGCGGTTGGTGCGAGCCGTTACACCGAACAGCATGGTTCCGCCTGGGAGTGGCTGGTGATGAATCAGAACGGGATCCGCCCATTACAGCGGCTAAAGTTGGCCGTAAGGCAACATGGGTGGCAACGCGGGAAAGTTCTCGTCCCTATTGGGATGGGAACTTTTTTTTGTCTACCAGAATTTATAATAAATTCTGTGGACATAAGAACGACTAAGGCTTCTGCCGACGTCCTGAAGGACTTGGCATAAGCCAAGTCTTTTCTTATTTGCCGGGCCAGGCATTTTTGATCCCCTGCGAGGATATAATTGTACAATTAATAATGGAGGTAAGAATATGAAAGTATTAGTTTCTGAGCAAATAGCCCAGAAAGGACTGGAAAAACTCACGGAGGAAGGGGCTGTAGTTGATATAAAAACCACTCTGACCCGCCAGGAGCTGCTGGAGGTTATTGGCGATTATGAGGCCCTGATTGTGCGCAGCAATACTAAAGTCAATGAAGAGCTGTATCAAAAAGCCACCCGCTTAAAAGTGGTGGGCCGGGCCGGCAACGGTGTTGATAATATTGATATGGAGGGAGCCACCAAACGCGGTATTATTGTTGTCAATACGCCGGAATCGAATGTTGTATCGGCCGCAGAGCTTACCCTCGGATTGCTGTTTGCAACCTGTCGCAATATCCCGCAGCTGCATAACCGGCTCAAAGACCGGGTATGGGATCGCTCCGGTTTAAAGGGCATGGAGCTGCAGGGAAAAACTGCCGGTATCGTGGGGTTGGGCCGGATCGGATCGCTGGTGGCCACCCGCCTGAAATCGTTTGGTATGAATATTATCGCCTATGACCCTTATATCAGTGATACCCGCTTCAAAAATCTGGGGGTGGAGAAAAAGGAAAAGCTGGCAGATCTGATGGGCGCCTGCGATATTTTGACCGTCCACACCCCCAAAACAGAAGAGACCTATGGCATCATCGGCAAGGAGCAGTTTAAGGCGGCGAAAAAAGGGCTTACGGTTATCAACTGTGCCCGGGCGGGGATTGTAAATGAGGAAGCGCTGATGGAGGCGCTACAAGCCAAAGTTGTCAAGCGGGCCGGTATCGATGTCCTCGAAGGGGAACCGCAGGCCACTTCCCCCCTGCTTGAATTTGATAATGTGATTGTCACACCTCATGCCGGTGCTGATACAGTCGAAGCCCAGGACAATGTCGGCATAACTGTGGCCCAGGAGGTAATCTCCGCCTTGCGGGGCGAAATGGTTCCCAATGCTGTCAATCTGCCTACCCTTCCTATTCAGGCTATGGATACCATCAAATCGTACTTACGGTTAGGTGAGACTCTGGGTAAAATGTATTATCAACTGGAGAAAGAAGCCGTTGACAAAGTGGAGATCCTGTACCGGGGCGAGGCAGCGGCACTGGAAACCTCAGTGATCTCCCTGGCGATATTAAAAGGTCTGTTCGAGCCTGTGCTCAAGGAACGGGTGAATTATGTGAATGCCAGCCTCATCGCCAAAAGCAGAGGGGTGACGGTAACCGAAAGCAAAGAATCCACGACAAATAATTACCTGACGTTAATTACACTTAAGGTTGGGTCAAAGGGTAAAGTGTTTACGATCAGCGGCACAATATTCGGCAAAGGGGAATTAAGAATTCTTGAAATCAACGGCTATGAGTTTGATGTCAATCCGATGCCCTATATGCTGATTGCGGAGAACATTGATAAGCCGGGGGTTGTCGGGCAGATGGGCACCTTATTGGGGGCCGGCAAAGTGAATATTGCCACTATGCAGCTTGGGCGCAAGACAACTGATCAGCGGGCGATGATGGTTTTGACTGTGGATTCGGAAGTGTCGAAAGAGACCCTCGATTTTCTTGGCGGCATCGAAGGGATATTGAAAGTCCGCTTTGTGAAAATATAGAGTTTATGTAAATAATATCTAATCGCCTAAGGTACTATGGCGTAATGAGCAGCTTTAGGTGGAGTGGAATAGCTAAAGGTAAAAAAAGCACTCAATCGAGTGCTTTTTTTACCTCCTGACAGACAGCAGCATCAGGATTATGGTTTTGAAGGAGGAAGTAATGTGAGCCATTCAACGTCACCACGGTCTATAGAAGAATTGCAGCATTTGCTCCGGCTCTCATCAGAGGCCGGCCGCCCGTTGTATGTCTACCGGCAGGGCAATGATGACGGTCTCACTGTCGATTTGCAAGAGTTAAATAAAATTATCGAGATTGACGCCGCTAACCTTGTCGCAACCGTTCATCCTGGTGTCAAACTTGGCACTCTTGCCAGCCGGTTAGGTGAGCAGGGCCTGCGTTTTATGCCGGCAGATACTCCATTCTATCATGACAAGACAATCGGCCAGCTGTTTTATGAAGGCTGCTCCAATATATCCAGTTTAAAATATGGCTATACCAAGCATTTTCTTATGGGCTCGGAGATTGTTTTACCAACAGGCGAGTTATTAAAAACCGGCGGGAAAACGGTTAAAAACGTTACTGGTTACGATTTTACCCGCTTCTTTAATGCCCCTTATACGGATTATGGCATTGCGGTAAAATTTCTGCTTAAACTGCTGCCTTTGCCGGAGAGCCGCAGGGGACTGGCTGCCACCTTTGCCGGTTTGGAACAGCTGTTGGCGTTTATGCGGAAGCTAAGGGACAGCCGGCTGGTTCCCGCCTACTTATTATGGATTGATCCTGGTGTGCAAAATCTATATCAGGCCGGTGGGCAGGGGCCGCTTGTTCTGCTGGAGTTTGACGGCTTAGCGGCAGAGACTGCTGAACAGGCCCAACATACGCTGGCCCTGATAGAAACATATGGCGGTACCATCCGGGCGGCGGCTGACAGCTATGGCCGGCTGGCCTCACAATGGGCCGCGTTATATCGCCCCGGCGGCAATTATGTATTAACAGATGAATATAAATTGGCATTTACCCGCCAGGAAGAGTTCATAAAACAATTTTATGCAATAGCCGAAAAATTCGCTGTACAAGCAGGTCTATTTGGCCAATTGGCCGAAGGTAAGCTAAATATTGCCTTGTCCAGGCCGGAGCCGGAGCAAGGTTTCATTGACGCGGTCCTACAGGCTGTTATTCAGGCCGGGGGGATTGCCGCCGGTAAATATGACCGCCTGGCCGGCCGCCGCGGGCGTGGTGCGCTGGCAATGCTTGAGCAGCGGGCTAAAGCCGCCTTTGATCCCAAAATGATATTAAACCGCTGACGGCAGAGGGGTGACGACAATATGGATAATAAGTATGATGAGTGGCAGCAACAACTGGTTAAGTGCATCCGCTGCGGTACCTGCCGCTCAGTTTGTCCGGTTTTTCAGGCTTCAGATAATGAAAACACCACTGCCAGAGGGAAAGTTAAGCTGCTGGAGGCAGTCAGTGAAGGAAAATTGGCTCTTACTCCCGAACTTCAAACAAGAATGTCGAAATGTTTGTTATGTAAAGCCTGTGTCACCGGCTGTCCGTCGGGTGTGAAAACAGACGAACTGTTTTTAAGTGCCAGGCGGGTATTAGCGGCTGCCAACGGCTTGCCGCTGGCTAAAAGGCTGGCTTTTACCGGGCTTACCTATCGCCGGCTGTTTGACCTGGGCCTCAGGACTGGCGCCGTTTTTCAAAATATAGTCTTTAAAGATGCCCCTGACGGCATCGGCAAAATGGCCCGGGTTTCCCTGCCGGGGGCCGGACTCAGCCAGCGGCGGATTATTCCGCCCTTAGCGACAGTGCCGTTAAGGGCGCGCCTGCCTGAAACCAGCCGGGTGGTTTCACCCCAGGCCAGGGTGGCTTTTTATACGGGCTGTATGCTCAACTACGTCTATCCGGCGGCCGGTGAGGCGATTGTTAAGCTTCTTAAGGCCCACAATGTCGAAGTTGTCCTGCCGTCCAGGCAAAGCTGTTGTGGCACGCCGGCTTTTACCGCTGGCGATTATCGGGTTGGGCGATACCTGGCCGAAGAAAATGTGAAAATTCTGGCAGCCGGCAATTATGACGCTGTCATAACCGGCTGCGCGTCCTGCGGGGCGGCCTTAAAGCATGAATATGGTTTTATTATTGAAGATCCTGAGCTAAAAAAAGCCTGGCAGCTGCTGGCCGGGAAAGTGCAGGATATTACCCAGTTTATTGCTGACACCGGGATCAAGCAGGACTTGCGGGCGGTAAAGGCTAAGATTACTTACCATGATCCCTGCCATCTTGTCCGGGGCATGGGGGTGGCGAAAGAACCACGGCAGCTGTTAGCGGCTATACCCGGTGCGGAATTTGTGGAAATGAAAGATGCCGCCAAGTGCTGCGGGGCCGGCGGGACTTTCAGCATGACCTATTATGATGTGGCCCGGACGATCAATGACTGGAAGCTGGATAATGCCGCAGCGACAGGCGCCGCCATCCTGGCAACAGGCTGTTCGGCCTGCCGGATGCATATTGCCGACGGGCTTGGCCAGCGGCGGAGCCCCATGCAGGTAGTGCACACGGCGGAAATCATGGCCCGCGCTTACGGGCTGGAATAGGGGGGAGAAAGTGGAGCAGCAAGTCATTACCGAGCTAAAACAACTGCTTGGCCGGCAATATGTTATGGATCGGCTGGAGGACCGGATCTGTTATTCTTTTGATGCCACTTTCCGGGATTTTCCGCCCGATGTGGTCGTGAAGCCCGGCAGCGTCGAAGAGGTTGCCGCCATTGTCAAGCTGGCCGGGCAGTACAATATCCCGGTAACCGCCAGGGGCGCGGCCACTGGTTTATCAGGCGGCTCCGTGCCTGTAAGGGGTGGTATTAGCCTTGTGTTGACCCGTTTGAACCGGATTATCGAGATTGATGCCGCTAACCGGGTGGCGGTGGTCGAGGCCGGGGTTATTACCGAGGATTTCGTAAACGCAGTCAATAAGGCCGGTCTTTTTTACCCCCCTGACCCGGCGAGTGCCAAAACCTCAACTATCGGCGGCAACATTGCCGAGTGCGCGGGCGGGCCCCGGGGGGTTAAGTACGGCATTACCAGAGACTATGTATTGGGGCTGGAGGTTGTGCTGCCAGACGGCAGCATCATTGAAGCCGGCAACCGATTTGACAGTGAAATGGCCGGCCCTGACTGGGGAATGCTCTTTGTCGGGTCGGAGGGTACTCTGGGGATTGTGACTAAAGCCTATCTGCGGCTTGTTGACAAACCGCAGGCTAAACAAACCCTGCTGGCCATTTTTAACAGTTTGGACGATGCCGCCCGCACGGTTAGCGGGATGATTGCCGCGGGGACGATTCCCACCACACTGGAGATCATGGATAATCAAACTATTTGTGCGGTAGAGGATTATCTTCAGGCCGGGCTGCCGGTGAAGGCCGAGGCTATCCTCCTGATTGAGGTGGATGGGAATGCGGTGTCGATCAGCACACAGGCGGAACATGTCATGAAAGCGTGCCGGCAATGGGGCGCAACCGAAATCCAGGTAGCTTCGACACCGGCAGACAGTGATAAACTGTGGCGGGCCCGCAAGGCTATTTCGCCGGCTTGCGGCAAAATCAACCCGACTAAAATTTCGGAAGACGCCACGGTCCCCCGCAGTCAGATTCCGGCGATGGTGCGCCGGCTGCGGGAGATCGCGCAGAAATACGACCTGAAGATGGTCATTTTCGGTCATGCCGGTGACGGCAATCTTCATCC contains:
- the serA gene encoding phosphoglycerate dehydrogenase; the protein is MKVLVSEQIAQKGLEKLTEEGAVVDIKTTLTRQELLEVIGDYEALIVRSNTKVNEELYQKATRLKVVGRAGNGVDNIDMEGATKRGIIVVNTPESNVVSAAELTLGLLFATCRNIPQLHNRLKDRVWDRSGLKGMELQGKTAGIVGLGRIGSLVATRLKSFGMNIIAYDPYISDTRFKNLGVEKKEKLADLMGACDILTVHTPKTEETYGIIGKEQFKAAKKGLTVINCARAGIVNEEALMEALQAKVVKRAGIDVLEGEPQATSPLLEFDNVIVTPHAGADTVEAQDNVGITVAQEVISALRGEMVPNAVNLPTLPIQAMDTIKSYLRLGETLGKMYYQLEKEAVDKVEILYRGEAAALETSVISLAILKGLFEPVLKERVNYVNASLIAKSRGVTVTESKESTTNNYLTLITLKVGSKGKVFTISGTIFGKGELRILEINGYEFDVNPMPYMLIAENIDKPGVVGQMGTLLGAGKVNIATMQLGRKTTDQRAMMVLTVDSEVSKETLDFLGGIEGILKVRFVKI
- a CDS encoding branched-chain amino acid ABC transporter permease, translated to MIMQQVLNGLVIGGVYALTAMGAAMVYGILRILDLASAGAYAIGAYAGLFLYLATDNIVLSFTGAILLTGFFGTAVQKLLYIPMLNRPPIVPLIASIGLFIFIQDLLRLIAGPRIRVFNVQLPFSAWRTENLTVNPTWILIILLAAAFLALLWYILTRTRIGLAWRATAQDLEIAKAMGVNINKVVALNFFLGYSFAAAAGIMVGMLYSSVFPTMGDVPAYKMLALIVLGGLGSPVGTVIAALLIGLIETLVAGYIGFFLPRDAIAFVALIIILLIKPEGLISKKA
- the pdxK gene encoding pyridoxine/pyridoxal/pyridoxamine kinase encodes the protein MTVVKALTVAGSDTSGGAGLQADLKTFQELGIYGMTALTVVVAQNPHNNWSHDVYPLPLAALEAQLETVLAGIGVDALKTGMLASSEVIELVAQKIDQYQVKNIVIDPVMVCKGTDEVLHPESTVSMKEQLAPRATVITPNIFEAEQLSGIRSIARVADMKAAAAKIYTLGPKNVLIKGGSKLNTANAVDVLYDGTEFIILENPKVATKFTHGAGCTYAAAITAGLAKGFAVPEAVRQAKEFITTALKHSFRLNQYVGPTWHAAHRLSD
- a CDS encoding ABC transporter ATP-binding protein — encoded protein: MANTKEKMLQVLNLKKFFGGLKAVNDVSFDVYKGETLALIGPNGAGKSTLFNTVCGVYAPTAGQILLSGQEIQGLKPHEIARRRVARTFQISHPCQDMTVLDNIIMAMGLSQYSSLTGIFGNSRTKGNIEKAEQLLDKVGILAQRDRRAGDLSLGYMRRLEIARALALEPLLILLDEPCAGLSNNAEAEFIEIINQLKAQGTTIMLVEHNMSIAMTVSDRVVVISYGEKIAEGVPQEIQSNPYVIEAYLGKDDDCA
- a CDS encoding branched-chain amino acid ABC transporter permease, with the translated sequence MYELVVGINIGIFILLALSLNVITGYAGQPSMGHAAFFGIGAYTAAVMTAKLGLSFWLSLPVAGIAAGVVGVLLGLVSLRVRDDFLAVTTIGVNFVAVAIFHYTPYLGSSYGLEVNKPVLFGTELGNPEFFALIVVLIILVCLLCVKIQNSWLGLALSGIRNNEEAAASLGIDVSRFKIIAFTIGTAIAGSTGAVYAHYMGFIYSSDFAFITSISILSMIVIGGMGTIRGAITGAIILGLMPEIFRFISDYRMLLYGGLLVFMMRFQPEGLLGENSFVWRKLSPCLNKAAAMMGLSSQRRISGDGKH
- a CDS encoding DMT family transporter codes for the protein MLNWLQSFTLSERLKGVFLLAVTAVLLSTSGLGIKWIDWNPLAIAGARSGVAALVIWAAFRHSPISWNKAAVIGGVAYAAMMLTFVTAVKLTTAANVILLQYTCPVYVAILGAVFLNEKPGWQDLVTIGAVVGGMVLFFQEQMSADGLAGNLLAILSGVSMAVMTVAMRLQKEGSPFGSVLLGNGLTFFCGLPFIFSGSPGAGGWAAIVALGCVQIGLAYVLYSLAIKYVTALEASIITMIEPILNPLWVFLLLGEGPGFWSLVGGGIILLAIAGRYIIPAIKPQAAAGG
- a CDS encoding ABC transporter ATP-binding protein gives rise to the protein MLKLENINTFYGHSQALENIAIDVQAGEFVTILGANGAGKSTIMKTIMGLVKAKTGTIYFNGRDISQLPPWDRAGIGIGYVPEGRRVFPDLSVEENLRMGAYSVRDDKVIAANIEKSYVLFPRLKERKSQLAKTMSGGEQQMLAIARALMLSPKLLLIDEISMGLMPILVNHSLSIVKKLNDAGLTILMVEQNANKALKVADRGYILKTGKIIMQDTSERLRNNAEVIKAYLGE
- a CDS encoding PLP-dependent aminotransferase family protein: MLELLMLNPNSKEPLYIQLYQHYKNAIEQNRIVKGEKLPSIRGLAKSLAVSKITVEKAYQQLLSEGYISNYDRSRYTVNKFEDIRCETGAATAAAAPAYQPLPAEEATILYDFASGEMDINGFDFSLWKRYISKVFLNKERLVGYGHIRGEPELRTQIAKYIQKSRGVYTQPDQIIVGAGVQNLLNILCSLLKLEHQSIAFEEPGFKNGRRIFTDHAFAIIPVKMRQDGIAIEELVKSGTKLVYLSPSHQFPTGYIMPVGKRTRLLKWAQSVDGTIIEDDYDSEFRYFGRPIPALKGLDNAGRVVYLGSFSKVIPPSIRISYLVLPEHLLALYHQNSSLYNQAASTIEQLALAKFMEDGHLERQIRRLRKLYAEKNVLLFDAIRNILGEHVEVTDTESGLHTILSVKAELTAKDLVEKALAQGCRVAPVQDYYLESSQEKLPQIILYFSKIPANQIATAIRRLHQAWFA